The following are encoded in a window of Rosa chinensis cultivar Old Blush chromosome 4, RchiOBHm-V2, whole genome shotgun sequence genomic DNA:
- the LOC112198353 gene encoding snakin-2 — MASRLLLVVAVLVFCIAQVSADAKVEDHETKAVVKGPNRRLLPYLNCEGLCKARCSLHSRPNRCNRACGTCCVRCKCVPPGTAGNREVCGSCYTDMTTHGNRLKCP; from the exons ATGGCGTCACGTTTGCTTCTTGTCGTGGCGGTTTTGGTCTTCTGCATAGCACAGGTTTCAGCTGATGCCAAGGTGGAAGACCATGAAACCAAG GCGGTGGTGAAAGGACCTAACAGAAGACTGTTACCATATCTGA actGTGAAGGGCTATGTAAGGCTCGTTGCAGCTTGCACTCGAGGCCAAATAGGTGCAACAGGGCATGTGGAACTTGCTGTGTAAGGTGCAAGTGTGTTCCTCCGGGCACCGCGGGCAATAGAGAGGTCTGTGGATCATGCTATACTGATATGACCACTCATGGCAACCGCCTCAAGTGCCCTTAA
- the LOC112198352 gene encoding NLR family CARD domain-containing protein 3 isoform X2 yields the protein MTSSVQSKAPEQGMKWAFSAGTNLLSGLGAKIERESKLKLNDFAKELRSFSSVDLSGRNFGDEGLFFLSESLGYNQTAEEVSFAANGITATGIKAFDGVLQCNIMLKTLNLSGNAIGDDGVKCLCDILVNNNGIQKLQLNSTDVGDEGAKAIAELLKTNSSLRVLELNNNMIDYSGFTSLAGALLENNTIRNLHLNGNYGGALGANALAKGLEGNKSLRELHLHGNSIGDEGVNALMSGLALHKGKLTLLDIGNNSISAKGAFHVGGYIKKTKSLLWLNLYMNDIGDEGAGHIADALKQNRTITTIDLGGNNIHAEGVTALAEALKDNSVITFLEVGYNPIGPDGVKALSEVLKFNGNIETLKLGWCQIGAKGAEFIADMLKYNTTIRVLDLRANGLRNEGASCLARSLKVVNEALTSLDLGFNEIRDDGAFAISQALKANEDVTVSSLNLSSNFLTKFGQSALTDARDHVYEMSEKEINIFF from the exons ATGACTTCGTCTGTACAGAGCAAAGCGCCTGAACAAGGAATGAAGTGGGCATTTTCGGCTGGCACGAATTTGTTGTCAGGTCTTGGTGCAAAGATTGAGAGAGAGTCCAAGCTGAAGCTCAATGATTTTGCCAAGGAACTTAGGTCATTCAGTAGTGTGGATTTGTCAG GGCGTAACTTTGGAGATGAAGgattatttttcctttctgaGAGTCTGGGTTACAATcag ACTGCTGAAGAAGTAAGTTTTGCTGCAAACGGAATAACTGCTACTGGAATAAAAGCCTTTGATGGTGTTCTTCAATGTAACATCATGTTGAAGACTCTTAATCTCTCTGGGAATGCTATTGGAGATGATGGAGTAAAG TGCCTCTGTGATATATTGGTGAACAATAATGGCATTCAAAAGCTGCAGCTAAACAGTACTGACGTAGGGGATGAG GGTGCAAAGGCTATTGCAGAATTGTTGAAGACAAATTCTAGCTTGCGTGTTCTTGAGCTTAACAACAATATGATTGACTACTCT GGATTTACAAGTCTTGCTGGGGCCCTTCTTGAGAACAATACAATACGGAACTTGCATTTAAA TGGCAACTATGGTGGAGCCTTGGGCGCCAATGCTTTAGCTAAAGGACTTGAGGGGAACAAGTCTTTAAGG GAACTTCATTTACACGGAAATTCTATTGGAGATGAAGGAGTCAATGCTTTGATGTCAGGTTTAGCCTTACATAAAG GTAAACTGACTCTTTTAGACATTGGCAACAACTCAATTAGTGCAAAAGGTGCTTTTCATGTTGGTGGATATATCAAAAAGACAAAGAGCTTGCTATGGTTGAACCTTTACATGAATGACATAGGGGATGAG GGAGCTGGACACATTGCAGATGCTTTGAAGCAAAACCGGACAATAACAACCATAGACTTG GGGGGAAATAACATCCATGCCGAGGGAGTGACTGCATTAGCTGAAGCGTTGAAAGATAATTCTGTTATTACATTT TTGGAAGTTGGTTATAATCCCATTGGACCAGATGGAGTGAAGGCTTTATCTGAAGTTCTCAAGTTTAATGGAAACATAGAAACCCTTAAGCTTGGCTGGTGCCAG ATTGGAGCAAAGGGTGCCGAGTTCATTGCAGATATGTTGAAATATAATACTACTATACGTGTTCTGGACTTACGGGCAAATGGACTACGCAATGAA GGTGCATCCTGCCTGGCTCGCAGTTTAAAAGTGGTTAATGAAGCTTTAACTTCATTAGATTTAGGGTTCAATGAAATTAGG GATGACGGGGCGTTTGCAATTTCTCAAGCCCTAAAGGCTAATGAAGATGTGACAGTCTCATCTCTGAACCTTTCAAGTAACTTCCTCACCAAATTTGGGCAG AGTGCTTTGACAGATGCAAGAGACCATGTGTATGAGATGAGTGAAAAGGAAATCAACATATTTTTCTAG
- the LOC112198352 gene encoding NLR family CARD domain-containing protein 3 isoform X1, producing the protein MGSTSAISLCSHPKFQLRRGFDSDGSRSDLFGLPARSVYVPPVVPLRRRCSVVKADGGGSRKPASSRRVYRESQSASSVAAPVKQLASFAVPAASFFAVTFVLWKLVEKLLVPKKGRMTSSVQSKAPEQGMKWAFSAGTNLLSGLGAKIERESKLKLNDFAKELRSFSSVDLSGRNFGDEGLFFLSESLGYNQTAEEVSFAANGITATGIKAFDGVLQCNIMLKTLNLSGNAIGDDGVKCLCDILVNNNGIQKLQLNSTDVGDEGAKAIAELLKTNSSLRVLELNNNMIDYSGFTSLAGALLENNTIRNLHLNGNYGGALGANALAKGLEGNKSLRELHLHGNSIGDEGVNALMSGLALHKGKLTLLDIGNNSISAKGAFHVGGYIKKTKSLLWLNLYMNDIGDEGAGHIADALKQNRTITTIDLGGNNIHAEGVTALAEALKDNSVITFLEVGYNPIGPDGVKALSEVLKFNGNIETLKLGWCQIGAKGAEFIADMLKYNTTIRVLDLRANGLRNEGASCLARSLKVVNEALTSLDLGFNEIRDDGAFAISQALKANEDVTVSSLNLSSNFLTKFGQSALTDARDHVYEMSEKEINIFF; encoded by the exons ATGGGCTCCACTTCCGCCATCTCTCTCTGCTCTCATCCCAAG TTTCAATTGAGGCGGGGATTCGACTCCGACGGCTCCAGGAGTGACCTGTTTGGCCTTCCGGCGCGCAGCGTTTATGTACCGCCGGTCGTTCCGCTGAGGAGGAGATGCTCGGTGGTGAAAGCTGACGGCGGCGGTTCGAGAAAGCCGGCGAGCTCCCGGAGAGTATATAGGGAGTCTCAGAGCGCCAGCTCTGTTGCTGCTCCGGTCAAGCAGCTCGCTTCTTTCGCAGTTCCGGCGGCTTCCTTCTTCGCTGTGACTTTCG TTTTGTGGAAGCTGGTGGAGAAGCTTCTTGTTCCGAAGAAGGGGAGGATGACTTCGTCTGTACAGAGCAAAGCGCCTGAACAAGGAATGAAGTGGGCATTTTCGGCTGGCACGAATTTGTTGTCAGGTCTTGGTGCAAAGATTGAGAGAGAGTCCAAGCTGAAGCTCAATGATTTTGCCAAGGAACTTAGGTCATTCAGTAGTGTGGATTTGTCAG GGCGTAACTTTGGAGATGAAGgattatttttcctttctgaGAGTCTGGGTTACAATcag ACTGCTGAAGAAGTAAGTTTTGCTGCAAACGGAATAACTGCTACTGGAATAAAAGCCTTTGATGGTGTTCTTCAATGTAACATCATGTTGAAGACTCTTAATCTCTCTGGGAATGCTATTGGAGATGATGGAGTAAAG TGCCTCTGTGATATATTGGTGAACAATAATGGCATTCAAAAGCTGCAGCTAAACAGTACTGACGTAGGGGATGAG GGTGCAAAGGCTATTGCAGAATTGTTGAAGACAAATTCTAGCTTGCGTGTTCTTGAGCTTAACAACAATATGATTGACTACTCT GGATTTACAAGTCTTGCTGGGGCCCTTCTTGAGAACAATACAATACGGAACTTGCATTTAAA TGGCAACTATGGTGGAGCCTTGGGCGCCAATGCTTTAGCTAAAGGACTTGAGGGGAACAAGTCTTTAAGG GAACTTCATTTACACGGAAATTCTATTGGAGATGAAGGAGTCAATGCTTTGATGTCAGGTTTAGCCTTACATAAAG GTAAACTGACTCTTTTAGACATTGGCAACAACTCAATTAGTGCAAAAGGTGCTTTTCATGTTGGTGGATATATCAAAAAGACAAAGAGCTTGCTATGGTTGAACCTTTACATGAATGACATAGGGGATGAG GGAGCTGGACACATTGCAGATGCTTTGAAGCAAAACCGGACAATAACAACCATAGACTTG GGGGGAAATAACATCCATGCCGAGGGAGTGACTGCATTAGCTGAAGCGTTGAAAGATAATTCTGTTATTACATTT TTGGAAGTTGGTTATAATCCCATTGGACCAGATGGAGTGAAGGCTTTATCTGAAGTTCTCAAGTTTAATGGAAACATAGAAACCCTTAAGCTTGGCTGGTGCCAG ATTGGAGCAAAGGGTGCCGAGTTCATTGCAGATATGTTGAAATATAATACTACTATACGTGTTCTGGACTTACGGGCAAATGGACTACGCAATGAA GGTGCATCCTGCCTGGCTCGCAGTTTAAAAGTGGTTAATGAAGCTTTAACTTCATTAGATTTAGGGTTCAATGAAATTAGG GATGACGGGGCGTTTGCAATTTCTCAAGCCCTAAAGGCTAATGAAGATGTGACAGTCTCATCTCTGAACCTTTCAAGTAACTTCCTCACCAAATTTGGGCAG AGTGCTTTGACAGATGCAAGAGACCATGTGTATGAGATGAGTGAAAAGGAAATCAACATATTTTTCTAG